The following coding sequences are from one Loxodonta africana isolate mLoxAfr1 chromosome 18, mLoxAfr1.hap2, whole genome shotgun sequence window:
- the PIMREG gene encoding protein PIMREG isoform X2 has translation MASRWQGVGASRRRRSLQDQEQLQENVVPQPAVGHLESSTSALGSLCRHFQRRLPLRAVNLNLGAGPSWKRLENPEPGQQGLQAAARSAKNALGAMSQRIQESCQNGTKWLVETQVKARRRKRGAQKGGSPPPRSLSQKNTRLSGATPAYSALDSWKKEQHSLSAQRSPQTHPLRRSRREAAFRSPYSSTEPLCSPSESDSDLEPVGMGIQRLQKLSHKLDEAIVAEDSGDMTVCLIHD, from the exons ATGGCCTCTCGGTGGCAGGGCGTGGGGGCCTCGAGGCGCCGCAGATCTCTGCAGGACCAGGAGCAGCTCCAGGAGAACGTGGTGCCGCAGCCTGCTGTGGGCCATCTAGAGAGCTCCACCAGCGCCCTGGGCTCCCTGTGCAGACACTTCCAAAGGAGGCTGCCCCTGAGAGCGGTCAACCTCAACCTCGGGGCGGGCCCCTCCTGGAAACGCCTGGAAAACCCAGAACCAGGGCAGCAGGGCCTCCAGGCTGCAGCACGCTCGGCCAAGAATGCCTTGGGTGCTATGTCCCAG AGAATCCAAGAGTCCTGCCAAAATGGCACCAAGTGGCTGGTGGAAACCCAGGTGAAAgccaggagaaggaagagaggggcaCAAAAGGGTGGTAGCCCTCCACCTCGCAGCCTGAGCCAGAAGAACACCCGGCTGTCTGGAGCCACCCCTGCCTACTCAGCTCTGGACTCCTGGAAGAAGGAGCAGCACAGCCTCTCTGCCCAAAGGAGCCCACAGACCCACCCACTACGGCGGTCCAGAAGGGAGGCTGCCTTCCGAAGCCCGTACTCCTCAACAGAGCCCCTCTGCTCCCCCAG TGAGTCCGACAGTGACTTGGAGCCTGTAGGGATGGGAATTCAGCGTCTCCAGAAGTTGTCCCACAAGTTAGATGAAGCCATTGTGGCTGAAGACAG TGGTGACATGACCGTTTGTCTCATTCATGACTGA
- the PIMREG gene encoding protein PIMREG isoform X1 has protein sequence MASRWQGVGASRRRRSLQDQEQLQENVVPQPAVGHLESSTSALGSLCRHFQRRLPLRAVNLNLGAGPSWKRLENPEPGQQGLQAAARSAKNALGAMSQRIQESCQNGTKWLVETQVKARRRKRGAQKGGSPPPRSLSQKNTRLSGATPAYSALDSWKKEQHSLSAQRSPQTHPLRRSRREAAFRSPYSSTEPLCSPSESDSDLEPVGMGIQRLQKLSHKLDEAIVAEDRKQAISDHHPLTTQDVCAATWASWRKLPGLISTPWATANKDLTALGPLLSCFSHNWAHQ, from the exons ATGGCCTCTCGGTGGCAGGGCGTGGGGGCCTCGAGGCGCCGCAGATCTCTGCAGGACCAGGAGCAGCTCCAGGAGAACGTGGTGCCGCAGCCTGCTGTGGGCCATCTAGAGAGCTCCACCAGCGCCCTGGGCTCCCTGTGCAGACACTTCCAAAGGAGGCTGCCCCTGAGAGCGGTCAACCTCAACCTCGGGGCGGGCCCCTCCTGGAAACGCCTGGAAAACCCAGAACCAGGGCAGCAGGGCCTCCAGGCTGCAGCACGCTCGGCCAAGAATGCCTTGGGTGCTATGTCCCAG AGAATCCAAGAGTCCTGCCAAAATGGCACCAAGTGGCTGGTGGAAACCCAGGTGAAAgccaggagaaggaagagaggggcaCAAAAGGGTGGTAGCCCTCCACCTCGCAGCCTGAGCCAGAAGAACACCCGGCTGTCTGGAGCCACCCCTGCCTACTCAGCTCTGGACTCCTGGAAGAAGGAGCAGCACAGCCTCTCTGCCCAAAGGAGCCCACAGACCCACCCACTACGGCGGTCCAGAAGGGAGGCTGCCTTCCGAAGCCCGTACTCCTCAACAGAGCCCCTCTGCTCCCCCAG TGAGTCCGACAGTGACTTGGAGCCTGTAGGGATGGGAATTCAGCGTCTCCAGAAGTTGTCCCACAAGTTAGATGAAGCCATTGTGGCTGAAGACAG GAAACAAGCCATATCTGACCACCACCCCCTCACAACCCAGGATGTCTGTGCTGCCAcatgggcttcctggaggaagctcCCAGGACTCATCAGTACCCCCTGGGCCACTGCTAACAAGGACCTGACTGCTCTGGGGCCTCTGCTTTCTTGCTTCAGCCACAACTGGGCCCATCAGTGA
- the PITPNM3 gene encoding membrane-associated phosphatidylinositol transfer protein 3 yields MWSQAWLTGMFPLTGGPSPGGGAPWHLRNVLSDSVESSDDEFFDAREDMTEGKNAILIGMSQWNSNDLVEQIETMGKLEEHQGEGTAPCTSSILQEKQRELYRVSLRRQKFPAQGSIEIHEDSEEGCPQRSCKTHVLLLVLHGGNILDTGSGDPSCKAADIHTFSSVLEKVTRAHFPAALGHILIKFVPCPAICSEAFSLIANLSPYGHDEGGPSNSQDHAPLAALPLLAISSPQYQDAVATVIERANQVYGEFLKSSDGVGFSGQVCLIGDCVGGLLAFDAICYSAGPSGDSPGSSSRKGSISSTQDSPVVVEENCSLAGSKRLSKSNIDVSSGLEDEEPKRPLPRKQSDSSTYDCEAITQHHAFLSSIHSSVLKDEAELPASGAQLPEVSLGRFDFDVSDFFLFGSPLGLVLAMRRTVLPGLDGFQVRPACSQVYSFFHCADPSASRLEPLLEPKFHLVPPVSVPRYQRFPLGDGQTLLLADALHTHSSLFLEDSSRGSPPLLDAPASPSQAPRSQRPGRRMSEGSSHSESSGSSDSLAPAGASCITAKWWGTKRIDYALYCPDVLTAFPTVALPHLFHASYWESTDVVAFILRQVMRYESVSIKESTGLDPAALSPANPREKWLRKRTQVKLRNVTANHRANDVIAAEDGPQVLVGRFMYGPLDMVALTGEKVDILVMTEPSSGRWVHLDTEITNSSGRITYSVPRPRRLGVGVYPVKMVVRGDQTSAMSYLTVLPRGMECVVFSIDGSFAASVSIMGSDPKVRPGAVDVVRHWQDLGYMILYITGRPDMQKQRVVSWLSQHNFPQGMIFFSDGLVHDPLRQKAIFLRNLVRECFIKISAAYGSTKDISVYSVLGLPPSQIFIVGRPTKKYQNQCQFLSEGYAAHLAALEASHRSRAKKNNSRMILRKGSFGLHAQPEFLRKRNHLRRTMSVQQPGPPVTNPKPERAQSQPESDKDHERPLPALSWARGPPKFESVP; encoded by the exons GAGAGCTGTACCGGGTTTCCTTGAGAAGACAGAAGTTCCCAGCCCAGGGAAGCATCGAGATCCACGAAGACAGTGAG GAAGGCTGTCCCCAGCGCTCCTGCAAGACACATGTCCTCCTGCTGGTGCTGCATGGGGGAAACATCCTGGATACAGGCTCAGGGGACCCATCCTGCAAGGCGGCCGACATCCACACCTTCAGCTCCGTGCTGGAGAAGGTCACCCGCGCCCACTTCCCCGCTGCCCTGGGCCACATCCTCATCAAGTTCGTCCCCTGTCCTGCCATCTGCTCCGAGGCTTTCTCACTCATCGCCAA CCTGAGCCCCTACGGCCATGACGAGGGTGGCCCCAGCAACAGCCAGGATCATGCCCCACTGGCCGCCCTGCCCCTGCTGGCCATCTCCTCCCCGCAGTACCAGGACGCTGTGGCTACGGTCATCGAGCGAGCCAACCAGGTCTATGGAGAGTTCCTTAAGTCCTCTGATGGAGTTGGCTTCAGCGGGCAG GTGTGTCTCATCGGGGACTGTGTAGGTGGCCTCCTGGCCTTCGATGCCATCTGCTACAGTGCCGGGCCCTCGGGCGACAGCCCTGGCAGCAGCAGCCGGAAGGGAAGCATCAGCAGCACGCAG GACAGCCCCGTCGTGGTGGAGGAGAACTGCAGCCTGGCCGGCAGCAAGCGCCTCAGCAAAAGCAACATCGACGTCTCCAGTGGTTTGGAGGATGAGGAGCCCAAGAGGCCGTTGCCGCGGAAACAGAGCGACTCCTCCACCTATGACTGCGAGGCCATCACCCAGCATCATGCCTTCCTGTCAAG CATCCACTCGAGTGTGCTGAAGGACGAGGCTGAGCTCCCTGCATCTGGGGCCCAGCTCCCTGAGGTCAGCCTGGGCCGCTTCGACTTCGACGTGTCCGACTTCTTCCTCTTTGGCTCGCCCCTGGGTCTGGTCCTGGCCATGCGGAGGACAGTGCTGCCTGGGCTGGATG GTTTCCAGGTGCGTCCTGCCTGCAGCCAGGTCTATAGCTTCTTCCACTGCGCAGACCCCTCTGCCTCGCGGCTCGAGCCACTGCTGGAGCCCAAGTTCCACCTGGTGCCACCTGTCAGCGTGCCCCGCTACCAGAGGTTCCCACTGGGTGACGGACAGACCCTCCTTCTTG CCGATGCCCTGCACACCCACAGCTCCCTCTTCCTGGAGGACAGCTCCCGGGGCAGCCCACCCCTTCTGGACGCCCCTGCCTCGCCCTCACAGGCCCCGAGGTCCCAGCGCCCGGGGCGGAGGATGAGTGAGGGCAGCTCCCACAGTGAGAGCTCAGGGTCCTCGGACAGCCTGGCACCTGCGGGTGCCTCCTGCA TCACGGCCAAGTGGTGGGGCACCAAGAGAATTGACTACGCCCTGTACTGCCCTGATGTCCTCACCGCCTTCCCCACCGTGGCCCTGCCCCACCTCTTCCATGCCAGCTATTGGGAGTCCACAGACGTGGTCGCCTTCATCTTGAGACAG GTGATGCGCTATGAGAGCGTGAGCATCAAGGAGAGCACTGGCCTCGATCCCGCGGCACTGAGCCCTGCCAACCCCCGCGAGAAGTGGCTTCGAAAGAGGACCCAGGTCAAACTGCGG AACGTCACTGCTAACCACCGGGCCAATGACGTGATTGCTGCTGAAGATGGCCCCCAGGTTCTGGTGGGGCGGTTCATGTACGGACCCCTCGACATGGTCGCTCTGACCGGAGAGAAG GTGGATATCCTGGTGATGACAGAGCCGTCCTCAGGCCGCTGGGTGCACCTGGACACAGAGATCACCAATAGCAGTGGTCGCATCACCTACAGTGTGCCCCGGCCGCGGCGCCTGGGGGTCGGTGTCTACCCAGTGAAGATGGTTGTCAG GGGTGACCAGACCAGTGCGATGAGCTACCTCACGGTGCTGCCCCGTGGTATGGAGTGCGTCGTGTTCAGCATCGATGGGTCCTTTGCAGCCAGCGTGTCGATCATGGGAAGTGACCCCAAGGTTCGGCCAGGTGCAGTGGACGTTGTCCG GCACTGGCAGGACCTGGGCTACATGATCCTCTACATCACCGGGCGGCCGGACATGCAGAAACAGCGGGTGGTGTCGTGGCTGTCCCAGCACAACTTCCCCCAGGGCATGATCTTCTTCTCCGACGGGCTGGTGCATGACCCGCTGCGGCAGAAGGCCATCTTCCTCCGCAACCTTGTGCGTGAG TGTTTCATCAAGATCAGTGCAGCCTACGGCTCTACGAAGGACATCTCTGTCTACAGTGTGCTGGGCCTGCCACCCTCCCAAATCTTCATCGTGGGCCGGCCCACCAAGAAGTACCAAAACCAGTGCCAG TTCCTGAGCGAGGGCTACGCTGCACACCTGGCCGCCCTGGAGGCCAGCCACCGCTCACGCGCCAAGAAGAACAACTCACGCATGATCCTGCGCAAGGGCAGCTTCGGGCTTCACGCGCAGCCCGAGTTCCTGCGGAAGCGCAACCACTTGCGCAGGACCATGTCGGTGCAGCAGCCGGGCCCGCCCGTCACCAACCCCAAGCCGGAGCGGGCGCAGAGCCAGCCGGAGTCCGACAAGGACCACGAGCGGCCCCTGCCGGCGCTCAGCTGGGCGCGTGGGCCCCCCAAGTTCGAGTCGGTGCCCTGA